One window of the Eucalyptus grandis isolate ANBG69807.140 chromosome 8, ASM1654582v1, whole genome shotgun sequence genome contains the following:
- the LOC104415658 gene encoding ACT domain-containing protein ACR4, producing MDCWTSPLALDDEFEKLVLRMNPPRVAVDNASSKKATLLKVDSANKRGSLLEVVQVLTDMNLIIRRAYISSDGEWFMDVFYVTDQKGNKLSEDDVAERIQQSLGPRIRSFRSLRSSVGVQAAAENTTIELTGRDRPGLLSEVFAVLANLKCNVVAAEVWTHNSRMASVVYITDEESSLPIDDPDRLAKIKQLLLFVLKGDRDKNSANTAVTVGSTHTERRLHQLMYADRDYDMDGVDGGSAGEQSKLSVTVDNCMDKGYTVVNLRCQDRPKLIFDTVCTLTDMDYVVYHGTVIAEGPEAYQEYYIRHMDGSPISSEAERQRVIHCLGAAIKRRTSEGIKLELCCPDRVGLLSDATRIFRENGLSVTRAEVTTRGSQAVNTFYVTDSSGNPVKSEIIESVRKQIGVAILQVKDESYSQSPPQDTGKFSLGNLFRSRSEKFLYNLGLIKSCSLEAI from the exons ATGGATTGCTGGACGTCTCCTCTCGCCCTGGACGACGAGTTTGAGAAACTCGTTCTCAGAATGAACCCGCCCAG GGTTGCGGTTGATAATGCTTCCAGCAAAAAGGCCACTCTGCTCAAG GTTGATAGCGCGAATAAGCGTGGGAGCTTATTAGAGGTGGTTCAGGTCCTGACGGATATGAATCTCATAATTCGCCGCGCCTATATTTCTTCTGATGGGGAGTGGTTTATGGATG TGTTTTACGTGACGGATCAGAAAGGGAACAAGCTTTCTGAAGATGATGTTGCTGAACGGATTCAGCAG TCGCTGGGCCCCAGAATACGGAGTTTTCGTTCCTTGAGGAGCTCTGTTGGTGTCCAAGCTGCCGCGGAAAACACGACTATTGAACTGACGGGGAGAGACCGGCCGGGCTTGCTTTCGGAGGTTTTTGCTGTTCTGGCCAACCTAAAATGTAATGTAGTGGCTGCTGAAGTCTGGACCCACAATTCGAGGATGGCGTCTGTCGTCTATATCACTGATGAAGAGTCCAGTTTGCCAATTGACGATCCCGATCGCCTTGCTAAGATAAAGCAGCTGCTCCTGTTTGTGTTGAAGGGCGACAGAGATAAGAACAGTGCAAATACCGCTGTCACGGTGGGCTCCACTCACACCGAGAGGAGGCTCCATCAGTTGATGTACGCAGATCGCGATTATGACATGGATGGTGTGGACGGAGGATCTGCGGGAGAACAGAGCAAACTCTCTGTAACGGTTGACAACTGCATGGACAAGGGATATACCGTTGTGAACTTGAGATGCCAGGATCGCCCTAAACTAATCTTTGATACGGTGTGCACATTGACAGATATGGATTATGTTGTGTACCACGGGACTGTCATTGCCGAGGGACCTGAGGCTTATCAG GAATACTACATCAGGCACATGGATGGTTCCCCGATTAGTTCTGAGGCAGAGAGGCAAAGGGTGATTCATTGCTTGGGTGCTGCTATTAAGAGGAGAACTTCTGAG GGAATAAAACTAGAACTCTGTTGTCCTGACAGAGTTGGCCTTCTGTCCGATGCGACTCGAATATTTAGAGAAAATGGCCTGTCAGTTACTCGGGCTGAGGTTACCACTAGGGGATCGCAAGCTGTGAATACGTTCTATGTGACTGATTCCTCTGGTAATCCAGTCAAGAGCGAGATAATCGAGTCTGTCCGGAAACAGATTGGCGTGGCGATACTTCAGGTTAAAGATGAATCCTACTCGCAGTCTCCACCACAAGACACTGGTAAATTCTCTCTGGGCAACCTCTTCCGGTCACGGTCGGAGAAGTTCCTTTACAATCTGGGCTTAATAAAATCATGTTCGTTAGAGGCAATTTAG